A single region of the Lysinibacillus sp. B2A1 genome encodes:
- a CDS encoding flagellar motor switch phosphatase FliY: protein MSDEMLSQEEIEALLRGETLEDKNSGSEASTIDDMNDIRVEDYLDSFAQDALGEVGNISFGSSATALSALLGQKVDITTPSISMINRNKLEEEFPHPYVAVQVEYTIGLTGMNLLVIKQSDAAIIADLMLGGDGLNPKPDLGEIQLSAVQEAMNQMMGSAATSMSTVFNKKVDISPPTIDLMNISQNEGRENIPEDDLLVKVSFRLRIGNLIDSNLMQLLPLKFSQNIVKSLLGETQTIEEPVAATIAPEAPVAPPPMQPQAPATPPAQPVYQQQEAPVQQQPMYQEQQQIPYATRPVQPVNVQQAQFASFDTNVISQSEARNLNMLLDIPLQVTVELGRTKRSVKEILELSSGSIIELDKLAGEPVDILVNSRLIAKGEVVVIDENFGVRITDVLSQAERLNNLR, encoded by the coding sequence ATGAGTGATGAAATGCTCTCCCAAGAAGAAATTGAAGCGTTATTAAGGGGCGAGACGTTGGAAGATAAAAACAGCGGCTCTGAAGCTTCTACAATTGATGATATGAATGATATACGAGTAGAGGATTATCTCGATTCGTTTGCCCAAGATGCATTAGGTGAGGTAGGTAATATATCTTTTGGTAGCTCTGCTACAGCACTTTCAGCGTTGTTAGGTCAAAAAGTAGATATTACTACCCCAAGTATTTCAATGATTAACCGCAATAAGTTAGAAGAGGAATTTCCTCATCCTTATGTGGCAGTCCAAGTTGAATATACGATTGGTTTAACAGGTATGAATTTACTTGTTATTAAACAATCTGATGCAGCGATTATTGCTGATTTAATGTTAGGCGGAGATGGTTTAAATCCAAAACCAGACTTAGGTGAGATTCAGTTAAGTGCTGTTCAAGAAGCTATGAACCAAATGATGGGTTCTGCGGCTACGTCCATGTCGACTGTATTCAACAAAAAAGTGGATATTTCTCCACCAACAATTGATTTAATGAATATTTCTCAAAATGAAGGGCGAGAAAATATTCCAGAAGATGATCTGCTTGTAAAAGTATCCTTCAGATTACGTATTGGTAATTTAATTGATTCAAATTTAATGCAATTATTACCACTTAAATTTAGTCAAAATATTGTTAAGTCACTTTTAGGAGAAACACAAACAATAGAAGAACCTGTAGCTGCGACGATTGCACCTGAAGCACCAGTAGCGCCACCGCCAATGCAACCACAAGCGCCAGCAACACCACCAGCACAGCCAGTTTATCAACAGCAGGAGGCGCCAGTACAGCAGCAACCAATGTATCAAGAGCAACAACAAATCCCTTATGCAACAAGACCTGTTCAGCCTGTCAATGTTCAACAAGCGCAGTTTGCTAGTTTTGATACGAATGTAATCTCGCAATCTGAAGCTAGAAATTTAAATATGCTACTTGATATTCCATTGCAAGTTACTGTAGAGTTAGGACGTACGAAACGTTCTGTAAAAGAGATATTAGAACTATCTAGTGGTTCGATTATTGAACTGGATAAATTAGCTGGTGAACCAGTTGATATTTTAGTAAATAGCCGTTTAATCGCTAAAGGTGAAGTCGTTGTTATTGATGAAAACTTCGGTGTCCGCATTACAGATGTTTTAAGTCAAGCAGAGCGTTTAAATAATTTAAGATAG
- the fliQ gene encoding flagellar biosynthetic protein FliQ — MTGELVISIAERAIMVILLTSGPLLLVALISGLAVSIFQATTSIQEQTLAFVPKIIAVLVAIVFFGPWMLSQVTNYARDIFENLTRYIG, encoded by the coding sequence ATGACAGGTGAATTGGTTATTTCAATTGCAGAGCGTGCCATTATGGTTATCCTTCTAACAAGCGGTCCACTACTCTTAGTTGCACTAATTTCAGGTTTAGCGGTAAGTATTTTTCAAGCAACAACTTCGATTCAAGAGCAAACATTAGCATTTGTTCCAAAAATCATCGCTGTATTAGTGGCCATTGTATTTTTCGGGCCATGGATGTTATCCCAGGTGACAAACTATGCGAGAGATATTTTTGAGAATTTAACGCGTTATATAGGGTGA
- a CDS encoding flagellar protein has translation MDKFSIHRVPLHPSIRQTQPSPIKSQQSFQAHLQEATKQQELKVSKHAQERIMERKIAISDQEWQVVSDKVFEAHSKGVKQPLVLMDQAALIVSAKNATVITAMDRTEAKQQLFTNIDGTIVL, from the coding sequence ATGGATAAATTTTCAATTCATCGTGTACCATTGCATCCATCTATTCGCCAAACACAGCCCTCGCCGATAAAATCACAGCAATCGTTTCAAGCTCATTTACAGGAGGCTACCAAACAACAAGAACTAAAAGTGAGCAAACATGCCCAAGAACGTATTATGGAGCGTAAAATAGCGATTTCTGATCAGGAATGGCAGGTTGTATCAGACAAGGTATTTGAGGCACATTCAAAAGGTGTCAAACAACCATTAGTCTTGATGGATCAAGCGGCTTTAATTGTCAGTGCTAAAAATGCTACTGTCATTACAGCAATGGATCGCACGGAGGCAAAGCAACAATTATTTACAAATATTGATGGCACCATTGTGCTTTAA
- a CDS encoding flagellar hook assembly protein FlgD has translation MADATNNTVNTSITDDLYYSNYKRPTKQTGNSELGKDAFLKLLITQLQHQDPTNPMDDREFISQMAQFSSLEQMQNMTKAMESLLASQQQTQMMNYSTFIGKEVKWHELTDKVDEDKKPIVNEGTGVIQSLKFVDGNVVFVLADGKEITPGNISAILSGSTTDSNSNGSVSESPLVQASKLIGKNVTYKDGEQELQGRIVSVTNKDGAIHYVLDNDKRLTDKDFTVISE, from the coding sequence ATGGCAGATGCAACGAATAATACTGTGAACACATCAATAACGGATGATTTATATTATTCTAATTATAAAAGACCAACAAAACAGACAGGAAATAGTGAACTTGGTAAGGATGCCTTTCTAAAATTACTGATTACACAATTACAACATCAAGACCCAACAAATCCAATGGATGACCGAGAGTTTATCTCACAGATGGCTCAGTTTTCTTCATTAGAGCAAATGCAAAATATGACGAAAGCAATGGAGTCATTGCTTGCCTCACAGCAACAAACACAGATGATGAATTATTCGACCTTTATCGGTAAGGAAGTCAAATGGCACGAGTTAACTGACAAGGTAGATGAAGATAAAAAACCTATTGTCAATGAAGGAACCGGTGTTATCCAATCCCTGAAATTCGTAGATGGTAATGTTGTATTTGTATTAGCGGATGGTAAAGAAATAACACCAGGTAATATTTCAGCCATTTTAAGTGGTTCTACAACGGATTCAAATAGTAATGGTTCAGTTTCAGAATCGCCACTTGTACAGGCAAGTAAGTTAATTGGTAAAAATGTTACTTATAAAGACGGAGAACAAGAACTGCAAGGACGAATTGTTTCTGTAACAAATAAAGATGGCGCTATTCATTATGTGCTAGACAATGATAAAAGGTTAACAGACAAGGATTTTACCGTAATAAGCGAATAA
- a CDS encoding flagellar type III secretion system protein FliR translates to MNELIPHFTVFLLVLVRVSAFFVTVPFFSYRTIPPQVKITLALVLAWMMYYTIDVEPLAFNGDYILLVMKEALIGLLLGLVGYIIMSAIQIAGSFIDFQMGFAIANIIDPQTGAQSPLIGQFFNMLAFLLLLAINGHHMILDGIYYSYQFLPIDQGFPHFSSDNYITFIITTFTAVFAIAFQMAAPVVATLFLVDLALGITAKTVPQLNIFVVGFAIKIGVSFLVLFTMMAVMIQVIQKLISIMIYAMRDFMAILGGG, encoded by the coding sequence ATGAATGAATTAATTCCGCACTTTACGGTTTTCTTGTTAGTGCTTGTGCGTGTATCAGCATTTTTTGTTACGGTTCCTTTCTTCTCGTACAGAACGATTCCACCACAAGTCAAAATAACTCTCGCACTCGTTTTAGCTTGGATGATGTATTATACGATAGACGTCGAGCCATTAGCCTTTAATGGTGATTACATACTGTTAGTGATGAAAGAAGCCCTCATAGGATTGTTACTTGGTCTAGTAGGCTATATCATCATGTCGGCAATTCAAATAGCCGGAAGCTTTATTGATTTTCAAATGGGATTTGCTATCGCTAATATAATTGACCCGCAAACTGGTGCACAAAGTCCTTTAATTGGTCAATTTTTTAATATGTTAGCATTCCTCTTACTATTAGCCATTAATGGACATCATATGATTCTAGATGGCATCTATTATAGTTATCAATTTTTACCGATAGATCAAGGATTTCCTCATTTCTCGAGTGACAATTATATTACGTTTATTATTACAACATTTACAGCTGTTTTTGCTATTGCCTTTCAAATGGCTGCACCCGTAGTAGCAACATTGTTTTTAGTTGATTTAGCGCTCGGTATTACTGCTAAAACAGTCCCGCAGTTAAACATTTTTGTAGTCGGTTTTGCTATTAAAATTGGTGTAAGTTTTCTAGTGTTATTTACAATGATGGCTGTAATGATTCAGGTTATCCAAAAGCTGATTAGTATCATGATTTATGCAATGCGAGATTTTATGGCAATTTTAGGTGGTGGATAA
- a CDS encoding flagellar protein: MQMLKSFRLTMIFAFLVPFLFLYPAPASVFAESNTGSVDDCINKTEACKEDTDPAAPQDSKVSAAGDISAWEYIKMVLALIFVVALFYGLMKFLNKRNLNFQRNQLVQNLGGLSLGAQKSVQLLQVGKTLYLVGVGEDVQLLREITDPEEVAALLALYNERQELAATSPYIAEVFSKFKRKNNGSSSIEQGKDSFGELFEKKISEIKQERNEELERWKQKENDDK; encoded by the coding sequence ATGCAAATGTTAAAATCATTTCGTCTAACGATGATTTTTGCATTTCTTGTACCCTTCCTATTTTTGTACCCTGCACCTGCTTCTGTCTTCGCTGAATCTAACACAGGCAGTGTCGATGATTGCATCAATAAAACAGAAGCATGTAAAGAAGATACTGATCCAGCTGCTCCGCAAGATTCAAAAGTATCAGCAGCTGGAGATATATCTGCATGGGAATACATAAAAATGGTTTTGGCGCTTATTTTTGTTGTAGCTTTATTTTATGGATTAATGAAGTTTTTAAATAAAAGAAATTTAAACTTTCAACGTAATCAATTGGTACAAAATTTAGGCGGTTTATCGTTAGGTGCACAAAAGTCAGTGCAGTTATTACAAGTAGGGAAAACACTCTATTTAGTTGGGGTTGGCGAGGATGTTCAGCTGTTACGTGAAATTACTGATCCTGAAGAAGTTGCAGCACTTTTAGCACTTTATAATGAACGACAAGAACTTGCAGCAACATCACCGTATATTGCAGAAGTATTTTCAAAGTTTAAGAGAAAAAATAATGGGAGTTCATCCATAGAGCAAGGAAAAGACTCATTTGGTGAGCTATTTGAAAAAAAGATATCCGAAATTAAACAGGAGCGAAATGAAGAACTGGAGAGATGGAAGCAAAAGGAGAATGATGATAAATGA
- a CDS encoding response regulator, whose product MSKRILIVDDAAFMRMMIKDILSKNGFEVVGEAADGLQAVEKYNELKPDLVTMDITMPEMDGIAALKAIKGSDPSATVIMCSAMGQQAMVIDAIQAGAKDFIVKPFQADRVIEAIQKALG is encoded by the coding sequence ATGTCTAAAAGAATTTTGATTGTAGACGACGCTGCATTTATGCGCATGATGATCAAGGATATTTTATCGAAAAATGGATTTGAAGTGGTTGGAGAGGCAGCTGATGGTTTACAAGCTGTCGAAAAGTACAATGAACTGAAGCCAGATTTAGTAACAATGGATATTACAATGCCGGAAATGGACGGCATTGCTGCTCTTAAAGCAATTAAGGGCTCAGATCCAAGTGCAACTGTAATCATGTGTTCAGCAATGGGGCAACAAGCAATGGTAATCGATGCAATTCAAGCAGGTGCGAAAGACTTTATCGTAAAGCCTTTCCAAGCTGATCGTGTAATTGAAGCGATTCAAAAAGCTCTAGGATGA
- the fliP gene encoding flagellar biosynthetic protein FliP: MNDAISILSNSDPTNVSNSVKLLLLLTVLSLAPSILILMTSFTRIVIVLSFVRTALATQQMPPNQVIVGLSLFLTFFIMAPTFQEVNKEALQPLFSEEIGLEEAYDRASVPFKEFMSKHTRQKDLDLFLTYNQAEKPASLEEIPLTMLVPAFALSEIKTAFQIGFMIFIPFLVIDMIVASTLMSMGMMMLPPVMISLPFKILLFVLVDGWYLVMKSLLQSF; encoded by the coding sequence ATGAATGATGCAATCAGTATTTTGTCCAACAGCGACCCGACAAATGTCTCCAATTCTGTGAAGCTCCTTTTACTGTTAACGGTTCTCTCACTGGCACCAAGTATATTGATTTTGATGACTTCGTTTACGCGAATTGTTATTGTCTTATCATTTGTTCGAACTGCGTTGGCGACTCAACAAATGCCGCCAAACCAAGTTATTGTTGGACTTTCTTTATTTTTAACTTTCTTTATCATGGCTCCGACATTCCAAGAGGTTAACAAAGAGGCATTGCAGCCTTTATTTTCTGAAGAAATTGGGCTTGAGGAAGCTTATGATCGTGCCAGTGTACCTTTTAAGGAGTTTATGAGTAAGCATACAAGGCAAAAGGATCTTGATTTGTTTTTAACATACAATCAGGCGGAAAAACCTGCATCGTTAGAAGAAATTCCGTTAACAATGCTTGTACCTGCTTTTGCATTAAGTGAGATTAAAACCGCTTTCCAAATTGGTTTTATGATTTTTATTCCATTTCTAGTCATCGATATGATAGTTGCAAGTACGCTTATGTCGATGGGGATGATGATGTTACCACCGGTTATGATTTCATTACCGTTTAAGATTTTATTATTTGTTCTCGTTGATGGTTGGTATCTCGTGATGAAATCATTACTACAAAGTTTTTAG
- a CDS encoding flagellar hook-length control protein FliK codes for MDVAMMQMISKAIPPKTAATATNGGSDVKASGGSKNDNLSAFGSVFGQIMSASNQTTQPAQPTATGEIAQLAAVLNAESIEEVLDLLDIPHDDGLLMLQIGEDDKAVAIDEMLNLENLMDALGIDSEQLQNLVQKLLGEDKEAKDVWELLALVDVQAPVLQAQVVTALQGEGQVTPKEATQLLQVLKLAQLVGQKTDLTAPQENVLTNIKSLLTVLQTNVETIQTTPQVTTKTTVTLPLQGFQNVIQQVQVTKQTDTSANEMVTANTVQTKADTFQVTLPAAKPAQSEALLKEMQAIMNKAQISNVQGITRLTLKLYPENLGTIRIELVQNDGVLTARLLASTAHGRELLDSQAHQLKQAFVQQNIQIERLDIAQSLQDADRQQRDQSFFSNFFKQQQQEEQEQSSEDDDEGKSFSDYLINEEV; via the coding sequence ATGGATGTAGCAATGATGCAAATGATATCCAAAGCAATACCACCTAAAACAGCAGCTACTGCTACAAATGGTGGTTCTGATGTTAAAGCTAGTGGAGGGTCAAAAAATGATAACCTATCTGCATTTGGCTCAGTTTTTGGACAAATTATGTCTGCGTCAAATCAAACAACTCAGCCTGCACAACCAACAGCAACAGGAGAGATTGCTCAGTTAGCAGCTGTTCTTAACGCTGAATCAATTGAGGAAGTACTTGACTTACTAGATATTCCACATGATGATGGTCTGTTAATGCTTCAAATTGGTGAGGATGATAAAGCTGTTGCGATTGATGAAATGCTCAATCTTGAGAATTTAATGGATGCATTAGGCATTGATTCTGAACAGCTTCAAAATTTAGTACAGAAGTTGCTAGGTGAAGATAAAGAAGCAAAGGATGTTTGGGAGCTTTTAGCATTAGTAGACGTTCAGGCACCTGTACTACAGGCACAAGTGGTTACTGCTTTACAGGGTGAAGGACAGGTTACACCAAAAGAGGCAACGCAATTACTTCAAGTATTAAAATTAGCACAATTAGTTGGACAAAAAACAGATTTAACAGCTCCACAAGAAAACGTGCTGACAAATATTAAAAGCCTTTTAACAGTGTTACAAACGAATGTAGAGACAATTCAAACTACACCACAGGTAACAACAAAAACAACTGTAACTCTTCCATTGCAGGGTTTTCAGAATGTGATACAGCAGGTTCAGGTAACAAAGCAGACTGACACAAGCGCCAATGAAATGGTAACGGCCAATACAGTGCAAACAAAAGCAGATACATTCCAAGTAACGTTGCCAGCAGCTAAACCTGCACAATCTGAGGCATTATTAAAAGAGATGCAAGCTATCATGAATAAAGCTCAAATATCGAATGTGCAGGGTATTACACGTTTAACATTGAAATTGTATCCTGAGAATTTAGGAACAATTCGAATTGAACTAGTGCAGAATGATGGAGTCCTAACAGCTCGACTGCTTGCTTCAACAGCACATGGACGAGAATTACTGGATAGTCAAGCTCATCAGTTAAAGCAAGCATTTGTTCAGCAAAATATCCAAATTGAGCGTCTTGATATTGCTCAATCGCTACAGGACGCAGATCGTCAACAAAGAGATCAAAGCTTCTTTAGTAATTTCTTTAAGCAGCAACAGCAAGAAGAACAGGAGCAAAGCAGCGAAGATGACGATGAAGGCAAATCCTTTAGTGATTATCTAATAAACGAGGAGGTGTAA
- a CDS encoding flagellar motor switch protein FliM, whose translation MAGDVLSQSEIDALLSAISTGEMSADDIKKEDEGRKVKVYDFKRALRFSKDQIRSLTRIHENFARLLTTFFSAQLRSYVQITVASVDQIPFEEFVRSIPNMTLINVFEVPPLDGNILMEINPNIAYSMLDRLMGGSGSSHSNVDNLTEIETKIMTNLFERSFDNLREAWENVAEIDPILVELEVNPQFLQMISPNETVVVISLNTIIGETSGMINICIPHVVLEPIVPNLSVRYWMQTNTKEMSPEQTKMLETRVKQAQLPLTVELGNTDITIEDFLTMQVGDVIQLDQKFENPLMLKVGTLPKFTVQPGKQGKKLAIQIIDPLKGGDEDE comes from the coding sequence ATGGCAGGAGATGTGTTATCTCAATCCGAGATAGATGCGCTGCTTTCCGCAATATCAACTGGGGAAATGTCAGCGGACGACATAAAGAAAGAGGACGAGGGGCGCAAGGTTAAGGTCTATGATTTTAAACGAGCACTTCGATTCTCCAAAGATCAAATCCGAAGTTTGACCCGAATACATGAAAATTTTGCACGACTACTGACAACCTTCTTTTCTGCACAGCTGAGAAGCTATGTGCAGATAACGGTTGCATCAGTGGACCAAATACCATTTGAAGAGTTTGTACGTTCGATTCCGAATATGACGCTCATTAATGTGTTTGAAGTGCCGCCATTAGATGGTAATATATTGATGGAAATAAATCCGAATATCGCCTACTCCATGCTAGATCGTTTAATGGGCGGTAGTGGGTCAAGTCATAGTAATGTGGATAATTTAACAGAAATTGAAACAAAGATTATGACTAACCTATTTGAACGTTCATTTGATAATTTACGTGAAGCGTGGGAAAATGTTGCGGAAATTGATCCGATTTTAGTGGAGCTTGAGGTGAATCCTCAATTTTTACAAATGATTTCACCCAATGAAACAGTTGTAGTCATTTCCTTAAATACGATTATCGGTGAAACAAGTGGCATGATTAATATTTGTATTCCGCATGTCGTACTGGAACCAATTGTTCCAAATCTTTCTGTTCGTTACTGGATGCAAACAAATACGAAAGAGATGTCTCCAGAACAAACAAAAATGCTTGAAACACGTGTTAAACAAGCACAATTACCACTTACCGTTGAATTAGGTAATACAGATATCACGATTGAGGATTTCCTGACAATGCAAGTTGGGGATGTCATACAGTTAGATCAAAAATTCGAAAATCCTTTAATGTTAAAAGTAGGAACATTACCGAAATTTACTGTTCAACCAGGTAAGCAAGGCAAAAAATTAGCAATCCAAATTATCGACCCTTTGAAAGGAGGAGACGAAGATGAGTGA
- the flgG gene encoding flagellar basal body rod protein FlgG (makes up the distal portion of the flagellar basal body rod) produces the protein MLRSMYSGISGLKNFQTKLDVVGNNIANVNTVGFKKGRVNFKDLMSQTQAGASAATATRGGVNPQQVGLGSQLAAIDTIHGGGSIQGTGRALDFAIEGDGFFMVADANGAPDPDSGFIDEEGFNNTLFTRNGIFYMDSNGYLVNADGKYLVGVSAGEEIVMEADDDGIIPDDAPIASGDEGANLFNEDGELTPADGTVGPIRIPTTAKEISVGPNGTVEYIDLNGKRKWAGQIIMAKFPNAGGLAKVGGNYYQQTANSGAAYAQVATVAGMGKVAPGAVEMSNVDLSEEFTEMIVAQRGFQANTRIITTSDEVLQELVNLKR, from the coding sequence ATGTTACGTTCTATGTATTCAGGTATTTCAGGTCTTAAAAACTTTCAAACGAAACTAGATGTAGTTGGTAATAATATTGCCAATGTTAATACAGTTGGCTTTAAAAAAGGTCGTGTTAATTTCAAAGATTTAATGTCTCAAACACAAGCAGGTGCATCTGCCGCAACTGCTACACGTGGAGGCGTTAACCCTCAACAAGTTGGTTTGGGTTCTCAATTAGCTGCCATTGATACGATTCATGGAGGTGGTTCAATTCAAGGTACAGGACGTGCACTTGACTTCGCAATTGAAGGGGACGGCTTCTTTATGGTAGCTGATGCAAATGGTGCCCCAGATCCAGATAGTGGTTTTATTGATGAAGAAGGCTTCAACAATACTTTATTTACTCGAAATGGTATTTTCTATATGGATAGTAATGGCTACTTAGTTAATGCTGATGGTAAATACTTAGTGGGTGTATCTGCTGGGGAAGAGATTGTTATGGAAGCTGATGATGATGGTATAATCCCTGATGATGCACCAATCGCTTCAGGAGATGAGGGTGCTAACTTATTTAATGAAGATGGTGAATTAACACCTGCTGATGGTACTGTAGGACCAATTCGTATTCCAACAACGGCTAAAGAGATTAGCGTAGGACCAAATGGTACGGTTGAATATATAGACTTAAACGGTAAACGTAAGTGGGCAGGACAGATAATTATGGCTAAATTCCCGAATGCGGGTGGTCTTGCTAAGGTTGGTGGTAACTATTATCAACAAACAGCAAACTCTGGTGCTGCTTATGCACAAGTAGCAACTGTAGCAGGAATGGGTAAAGTGGCTCCTGGTGCAGTAGAAATGTCTAACGTTGATTTATCAGAAGAATTTACGGAGATGATTGTGGCACAGCGTGGCTTCCAAGCAAACACTCGTATCATCACAACATCTGATGAAGTACTTCAAGAGCTAGTAAACTTAAAACGATAG